In the Chroococcidiopsis sp. SAG 2025 genome, one interval contains:
- the menA gene encoding 2-carboxy-1,4-naphthoquinone phytyltransferase produces MTTKLIIYSNSQPKSKLWMAAIKPPMYSVAIIPIWVGTAVAVAQTKSLNAGVFSTFLTAAICIVAWSNISNDVFDSETGIDQNKAHSLVNLTGNKRLIFWIGNLFLTLGLLGILAIAWWQRDLTIIGIILACCAIGYAYQGPPFRLGYHGLGEILCFFAYGPLAVSAAYYSQTQSWSTTNLAASIIVGIVTSLILFCSHFHQVKDDLAAGKRSPIVRLGTALSANLLPWICGSIYALTSLLAVLNIFPTWTLLSWLSLPFAIKLCRHVLQYHDQPEKVSNCKFIAVGLHFVSGLLLGLGFML; encoded by the coding sequence ATGACAACAAAGCTGATTATATATTCTAATTCTCAACCCAAATCCAAGTTGTGGATGGCAGCGATTAAACCACCAATGTACAGCGTTGCCATTATTCCAATTTGGGTAGGAACTGCGGTGGCAGTTGCGCAAACAAAAAGTTTGAATGCAGGTGTATTTTCGACTTTTCTCACTGCTGCTATCTGTATTGTAGCTTGGAGTAATATCAGTAATGATGTTTTCGATTCTGAAACGGGAATCGATCAAAATAAAGCTCACTCTTTAGTGAATTTAACTGGAAACAAACGCCTAATTTTCTGGATTGGAAATCTGTTTTTGACTTTGGGTTTATTGGGTATTTTAGCGATCGCCTGGTGGCAACGAGACTTAACTATAATTGGAATTATCCTCGCGTGCTGCGCGATCGGTTACGCTTATCAGGGACCACCTTTTCGCTTAGGATATCACGGTTTAGGGGAAATTCTCTGCTTTTTTGCTTATGGTCCGCTGGCAGTTTCAGCGGCTTACTATAGTCAAACTCAATCTTGGTCAACCACAAACTTAGCTGCTTCAATTATTGTCGGAATTGTCACTAGCTTAATTTTGTTTTGTTCTCACTTTCACCAAGTCAAGGACGATCTCGCCGCTGGAAAGCGATCGCCTATTGTCCGTTTGGGTACGGCTTTATCTGCTAATTTATTACCCTGGATTTGTGGCAGTATTTACGCTTTAACTAGTTTATTAGCAGTTTTAAATATATTTCCAACGTGGACTTTACTAAGTTGGCTAAGCTTACCCTTTGCAATTAAGTTGTGTCGGCACGTTCTACAATATCATGACCAACCAGAAAAAGTAAGCAATTGTAAGTTTATTGCCGTAGGGTTACATTTTGTCAGCGGTTTACTATTGGGATTAGGATTCATGCTGTAA
- a CDS encoding isochorismate synthase — MLLLPRPANYHLNCQKLYQFLVASQKNCDQNCSQIVSISLEIDSIDPLALLEKLARPHQLNFYFENKSKAEAIAAIDAVAQLQLAGANRFHLTQKFICSCLKEIDIFDSSNHTFAKPHFFCSFSFFSEATADYPFPVATVFLPRWQIARQGDRCVLVANLPIEADTNIEVFIQQLWRKIHEITSIERSENEGNHFQREFSQVDVSSIARFKQAVIDCSELIYEQHLSKVVLAHAIDVQANTNFNLFNCLNRLRQMHPDCYVFSTHNGKGQNFIGASPERLISIRDRQLFTDALAGSISRGKTVAEDAVLANQLLQSEKERHEHRVVIDFITQSLQELSIAPQLLSPRLRRLANIQHLWTPIQAKVPIDVHPLEIVAALHPTPAVGGVSRQLACKKIRTYEKFERGLYAAPLGWVNHQGDSEFIVGIRSALIDGDRARLYAGAGIVAGSNPDREIAEVRLKLQALLKALI, encoded by the coding sequence ATGCTCCTTTTACCGCGCCCTGCCAACTACCACCTAAACTGCCAGAAGCTATACCAGTTTCTTGTAGCTTCGCAAAAAAACTGCGATCAAAATTGTTCTCAAATCGTCAGCATTTCTCTAGAGATCGATTCGATCGATCCGCTGGCTTTACTAGAAAAACTAGCTCGACCCCATCAATTAAATTTCTATTTCGAGAATAAAAGTAAAGCAGAGGCGATCGCTGCTATTGATGCTGTAGCACAGTTACAATTGGCAGGTGCAAATCGTTTTCATCTGACTCAAAAGTTTATTTGCTCTTGTTTAAAAGAGATCGATATTTTTGATTCTTCTAACCATACTTTTGCTAAACCACATTTCTTTTGTAGCTTCAGTTTTTTCTCGGAGGCTACAGCAGATTATCCCTTTCCAGTTGCTACAGTATTTCTACCCCGCTGGCAAATTGCTAGACAAGGCGATCGCTGCGTATTAGTTGCTAACTTGCCAATTGAAGCAGATACAAATATAGAGGTATTCATTCAACAGTTATGGCGCAAGATTCATGAGATTACCTCAATAGAACGGTCAGAAAACGAAGGAAATCATTTTCAACGAGAATTCAGTCAAGTCGATGTTAGTAGTATCGCTCGTTTTAAACAAGCAGTCATTGACTGTTCGGAATTAATTTACGAACAACACCTGAGTAAAGTTGTCCTGGCTCATGCAATTGACGTGCAGGCAAATACAAACTTTAACTTATTTAATTGTCTCAACCGCTTGCGACAGATGCATCCCGATTGTTACGTGTTTTCTACTCATAATGGGAAAGGACAAAACTTTATTGGCGCAAGTCCAGAACGATTAATTAGCATTCGCGATCGGCAACTATTTACCGATGCTTTAGCTGGTTCAATTTCGCGAGGAAAAACAGTAGCAGAAGACGCAGTATTAGCCAATCAATTATTGCAGAGTGAAAAAGAAAGGCACGAACACCGAGTCGTGATTGACTTTATTACGCAAAGCTTGCAAGAACTGAGTATTGCTCCACAATTATTATCCCCTCGGTTGCGGCGACTAGCAAATATTCAACATTTATGGACACCAATTCAAGCTAAAGTTCCGATCGATGTTCATCCATTAGAAATTGTTGCCGCTTTACATCCAACTCCAGCAGTCGGGGGAGTTAGCAGACAACTTGCTTGCAAAAAAATTCGTACCTACGAAAAATTTGAAAGAGGTTTGTATGCCGCACCTTTAGGTTGGGTAAATCATCAAGGAGATAGCGAGTTTATTGTGGGAATTCGTTCGGCTTTAATTGATGGCGATCGCGCGAGGTTGTATGCTGGTGCTGGAATTGTTGCTGGCTCTAATCCCGATCGAGAAATTGCCGAAGTCAGGTTGAAATTACAAGCATTACTAAAAGCTTTGATTTGA
- a CDS encoding Ig-like domain-containing protein codes for MSATKSWFQPIDRVAIALIFVLSLLIGLLVWRGDTVAPKVRDFSWQARQISASDRAFSLTFSRPMNTNSVEANLQIDPPLPGKVSWAGRRLAYTLLEPAPYGATYRVQLRFARDKFTPETDLGRMLQPFEATFSTRDRAFVYLGVEGEEQGRLVLYNFTQQKKTILTPKNLAVVDYKLYPHGDKILFSASDRQNRQNQNPQGLLSAQIYTVTTGISTPQPDRANWFSFLNRQQVPSPGKIDLILDNKDYQNLKFDLSPDGNTILVQRVSQRQSDRFGFWIVRPNSPPQEMETEPGGDFLITPDSQTVAVAQGQGVAILPLQADAKKPLEFLPQFGMVLDFAPDGTQGAMVRFNSDYTRSLFLVTNQGVQRELLRTTGSILSAQFDPRAGILYCLLTQLMQGNTYEEQPYLSAIDLKTGKQTPLVVLPNQRDIQMSLAPDGLGLLFDQVVTAANANPSPTLPRTEQGQAIATSHLWLLPLPETIDANLANQLRPEQLPLPGFRPRWIP; via the coding sequence ATGTCAGCTACTAAGTCTTGGTTCCAACCCATCGATCGCGTGGCGATTGCCCTGATCTTCGTTCTCAGTCTGCTGATTGGACTGTTGGTGTGGCGCGGGGATACAGTTGCACCCAAAGTGAGAGATTTTAGTTGGCAAGCTAGACAGATCAGTGCTAGCGATCGCGCTTTTAGCCTCACGTTTAGCCGTCCGATGAATACTAACAGCGTCGAGGCAAACTTGCAAATCGATCCGCCACTACCGGGTAAAGTCAGTTGGGCAGGACGACGGTTAGCGTATACTTTGCTAGAACCAGCACCCTATGGCGCGACGTATCGCGTGCAGTTACGCTTTGCAAGGGATAAGTTTACACCTGAAACAGATTTGGGGCGGATGCTACAACCTTTTGAGGCAACTTTTAGTACCCGCGATCGCGCTTTTGTCTATCTCGGTGTAGAAGGAGAGGAACAAGGTAGGCTCGTCCTTTACAATTTCACCCAGCAGAAAAAAACGATCCTCACGCCGAAAAATCTGGCAGTCGTTGACTATAAGCTTTATCCTCACGGTGACAAAATTCTCTTTTCTGCTAGCGATCGCCAAAATCGACAAAATCAAAATCCCCAAGGTTTACTTTCTGCCCAGATTTATACTGTCACAACTGGAATTTCTACCCCTCAACCGGATCGTGCTAACTGGTTTTCTTTCTTGAATCGTCAACAAGTCCCGTCTCCAGGCAAAATTGACCTAATTTTAGATAACAAAGACTATCAAAATCTCAAATTTGACTTGTCTCCTGATGGCAACACTATATTGGTGCAGCGTGTCAGCCAGCGTCAATCGGATCGATTTGGTTTTTGGATCGTCCGTCCCAATTCTCCGCCGCAAGAAATGGAAACGGAACCAGGAGGAGACTTTTTAATTACTCCTGACAGTCAAACAGTAGCAGTTGCCCAAGGACAAGGAGTCGCAATTTTACCTTTACAAGCTGATGCAAAAAAGCCCTTAGAATTTCTGCCTCAATTTGGTATGGTACTGGACTTTGCCCCCGATGGTACGCAAGGGGCAATGGTGCGGTTTAATTCCGATTACACGCGATCGCTATTTTTAGTTACAAACCAAGGCGTACAAAGAGAATTATTACGCACGACTGGTTCTATTCTCAGCGCCCAGTTCGATCCTCGTGCCGGAATTCTCTACTGCTTGTTGACGCAGTTGATGCAGGGAAATACTTATGAGGAACAGCCGTATTTAAGCGCGATCGATCTCAAAACTGGAAAACAAACGCCTTTGGTAGTGCTACCCAATCAGAGAGATATTCAGATGAGTTTAGCTCCCGATGGCTTGGGTTTACTATTCGATCAAGTCGTGACAGCAGCCAATGCTAACCCATCTCCAACTTTACCCCGTACCGAGCAAGGACAGGCGATCGCCACCAGTCATTTATGGCTACTCCCACTCCCTGAAACTATAGATGCCAATCTTGCCAACCAATTGCGACCCGAACAGTTGCCCTTACCTGGCTTCCGTCCCAGATGGATACCTTAG
- a CDS encoding DUF4142 domain-containing protein: MQRKIITAALVAVGLFVSLEYKTLAQSSQSPTQSSPGTTTQPVPDATRSTPGATESNPSINQPNRDSTQTQPSTTGQNQQLSTQDRQFITEAAQGGMAEVQLGKLALQRASSQEVKDYAQHMIDEHTKVNQELMALAKQKGVTPPKTIGQKNEAVRAKLSKLSGSAFDRAYMNEAGVKAHAQQEALFSQQAKQGQDPDLKAFAAKVLPTVQEHLQQAQKQTGNSATTQ; this comes from the coding sequence ATGCAACGCAAAATTATCACTGCTGCTCTTGTGGCAGTCGGGTTGTTTGTCTCTTTAGAATACAAAACCTTAGCACAATCAAGTCAATCCCCAACTCAATCTTCTCCTGGAACTACGACGCAGCCTGTTCCTGATGCAACTCGCTCTACACCTGGTGCAACTGAGTCGAATCCCAGCATAAACCAACCTAATCGCGATTCAACTCAGACCCAACCCAGCACAACCGGGCAAAATCAGCAACTCAGCACTCAAGATCGGCAGTTTATTACTGAAGCAGCCCAAGGGGGAATGGCGGAAGTCCAACTCGGAAAACTTGCCTTGCAACGCGCCTCTAGCCAAGAGGTAAAAGATTATGCTCAGCACATGATTGACGAGCATACTAAAGTTAATCAAGAGCTAATGGCTTTGGCAAAACAAAAAGGTGTAACTCCACCAAAAACCATCGGTCAAAAAAATGAAGCTGTACGGGCAAAGCTATCGAAGCTTTCTGGCAGCGCTTTTGATCGGGCATATATGAACGAGGCAGGAGTTAAAGCCCACGCTCAGCAAGAAGCTTTATTCAGCCAGCAGGCGAAACAAGGTCAAGACCCAGATCTAAAAGCTTTTGCTGCTAAAGTCTTACCCACAGTACAAGAGCATTTGCAACAGGCACAAAAACAAACGGGTAATAGTGCTACTACACAATAA
- a CDS encoding dynamin family protein, with product MIVQAPQPNVQNLQQEAIALFKEISFLMDNAANALSTDSSSDKYKDFQQEVLSVSHNVEKLELMMAIIAPMKAGKSTIVNAIAGQEILPSRNAAMTTLPTQIIFNPDLTQPTLTLSPEIISVYQQTLQALQTKIQTLGMQRIQDKIAQYPHLQDLLPKIQDPTSLQLQEITSGREEIIQVLMSLNDIVRLCNTIDPSTDPLGKLTEVPCIQVPMGRSRRLSQADTAHNKPDLLGNLVIVDTPGPNEAGENLKLATVVAEQLKQSSMVLIVLDFTQLKTEAAEQVKRDVQRVIDLRGKDNLYILVNKVDQRREGDMTSEQLRQFIAAEFGIGDDDTNQVFEVSARRAFSAAHFTHELEQHPELTLSEIPAARVLAQEVFGIDWEEELAKVTSEEIRKKAQKLWNKSGFEPFLEKAVKALMERAAPKCLKSALNLGRSRLVQLRDEVKLRSSAICQDAEKLQLELYALEADLHRLELCRSRLKDVDSIKSQLHQNLHELLQVLKKEATVNLEIFFAKEEYQRADLIKKMDMRARELFLTSIGDFELFPKWVSSRLKSQVEFKTSGLFEFESPEVAEEFVDQAVTYVKQRADSLLSSVRDRTSQEIEQARQSLLDLLEQETKPIIEGACQRLNEAFNLDLSLPTMQWESFETMGFVRPPVKRQSRFVDRGNVEVLRNQRQWWHWLWIVPVEVKVQIRRPRVIEDYYTVSLNTLIAKVNQSIEGSIDNINLEIEKYLDKDFQQRVDVFFANLDTFLHNYRDNLSQAQADQKLSLEEKEKLVEELSFLLPEATAQIQTAETYIEYTDQMLSD from the coding sequence ATGATTGTTCAAGCGCCTCAGCCTAACGTACAAAATTTGCAACAAGAAGCAATCGCTTTATTCAAGGAAATTAGTTTCCTGATGGATAACGCCGCCAACGCTCTCAGCACTGATAGTTCTAGCGATAAGTACAAAGACTTTCAGCAAGAGGTCTTGAGTGTATCTCACAATGTGGAAAAATTAGAGCTAATGATGGCGATCATTGCGCCGATGAAGGCTGGTAAGTCCACGATCGTCAACGCCATTGCGGGACAGGAAATTCTTCCTAGTCGCAATGCAGCAATGACAACCCTACCAACACAAATTATCTTTAACCCGGATTTGACTCAGCCAACCTTAACCCTGAGTCCCGAAATTATCTCTGTTTATCAACAGACGCTTCAGGCTTTACAAACAAAGATTCAAACTTTGGGAATGCAACGCATCCAAGACAAGATCGCGCAATATCCGCATTTACAAGATTTACTGCCCAAAATTCAAGACCCCACAAGTCTACAGTTGCAAGAAATAACCTCTGGGCGAGAGGAAATTATTCAGGTATTGATGAGTTTGAACGATATCGTTCGCCTTTGCAATACCATTGACCCATCTACAGACCCCTTGGGAAAGCTCACAGAAGTTCCCTGCATTCAGGTTCCGATGGGGCGATCGCGCCGCCTATCTCAAGCGGATACAGCTCATAATAAGCCAGATCTGTTAGGAAATTTGGTTATTGTCGATACCCCTGGACCCAACGAAGCGGGAGAAAACCTCAAACTTGCTACAGTAGTCGCCGAACAACTCAAGCAAAGTTCGATGGTATTGATCGTACTAGACTTCACTCAATTGAAAACAGAAGCCGCCGAACAGGTAAAACGAGACGTACAAAGAGTTATCGATCTACGGGGTAAAGATAACCTGTACATTTTAGTAAACAAAGTCGATCAACGGCGCGAAGGCGACATGACATCAGAACAGCTGCGCCAATTTATTGCAGCTGAATTTGGCATTGGCGATGACGATACAAACCAAGTATTTGAAGTCTCAGCTAGAAGAGCATTTTCTGCCGCTCACTTTACCCACGAACTAGAGCAGCACCCCGAGCTTACTCTGAGTGAGATCCCCGCAGCGCGGGTATTAGCTCAAGAAGTCTTCGGGATTGATTGGGAAGAAGAACTAGCAAAAGTTACCTCGGAAGAAATTCGGAAAAAAGCTCAAAAGCTATGGAATAAGTCTGGTTTTGAGCCATTTTTAGAAAAAGCTGTAAAAGCATTGATGGAGCGCGCCGCACCTAAGTGTTTGAAATCTGCCCTTAATCTCGGTCGCAGTCGTTTGGTACAACTAAGGGATGAAGTCAAGCTCCGCAGTAGTGCCATTTGTCAAGACGCAGAGAAATTGCAGCTAGAGTTATATGCGCTAGAAGCCGATTTGCATCGCCTTGAATTGTGTCGCAGCCGCCTCAAGGATGTCGATTCGATCAAATCTCAACTGCATCAAAATCTCCACGAACTGTTGCAAGTGCTGAAAAAAGAAGCAACTGTGAATTTAGAAATTTTCTTTGCCAAAGAAGAGTACCAACGGGCTGACTTAATTAAAAAAATGGACATGAGAGCGCGGGAACTTTTCTTAACTAGTATTGGTGACTTTGAACTTTTTCCTAAGTGGGTATCATCGCGCCTTAAATCGCAAGTTGAGTTTAAAACTTCTGGTTTATTTGAATTTGAGAGTCCCGAAGTAGCAGAAGAGTTTGTCGATCAGGCAGTCACTTATGTTAAACAGAGGGCAGATAGTTTATTAAGCAGCGTCCGCGATCGCACGAGTCAAGAAATCGAACAGGCGCGTCAAAGCCTATTAGATCTTCTAGAACAAGAAACAAAGCCAATTATTGAAGGAGCTTGTCAGCGATTAAATGAAGCTTTCAACTTAGATTTATCTCTGCCGACAATGCAGTGGGAGTCTTTTGAGACAATGGGTTTTGTCAGACCTCCAGTTAAAAGGCAAAGTCGATTTGTCGATCGCGGTAATGTGGAAGTATTAAGAAATCAGCGTCAGTGGTGGCATTGGTTGTGGATAGTTCCCGTAGAAGTCAAAGTTCAGATCCGACGACCGCGAGTGATTGAAGATTACTATACTGTATCTTTAAATACGCTAATTGCCAAAGTGAATCAATCGATTGAAGGCAGTATTGATAATATTAATTTGGAGATCGAGAAATATCTCGATAAAGATTTTCAGCAAAGAGTAGATGTATTTTTTGCAAATCTCGATACTTTTCTCCATAATTACAGAGATAATTTAAGCCAAGCTCAGGCAGATCAAAAACTATCTCTAGAAGAGAAAGAAAAATTGGTAGAAGAATTGAGTTTTCTTCTACCTGAAGCCACAGCACAAATCCAAACCGCAGAAACCTATATTGAATATACAGACCAAATGCTGAGCGACTAG